In Tumebacillus amylolyticus, the sequence CTTGGCAGACATGGCCGTCCGCAATACCCAAGCCGCCACGTTCCGCGAGTTGTTGGAACCGATACTCGGGCGTTTCACCGGGTACTTCGCCGGGTGGATGTACTGGCTGACTTGGGTGCTCGTCATGGCGGCCGAAGTCGCGACGGCGGGCGTGTTCTTGAACCATTGGTTCCCGTCCGTTCCGCTTTGGCTCTTGTCGTTGATCGTGTCGATTGGCATCACACTGTTGAATCTGTTCCAAGTGAACGTGTTCGGGGAGACGGAATTCTGGCTGACGGGTGTGAAAATTCTCACGCTGCTTCTGTTTATCGTCATCGGGGGCGTGCTGCTGTTCACCGGGTTTGGAGACCATCCGGCGACGGGGTTCCGCCACTTGACCGACTCCGGAGGTTTTTTCCCGAACGGTCTGTCCGGTTTGGCGCAGTCGATGCTGGTCGTGATGTTCTCGTTTGGCGGGACGGAAATGATCGGGATGACCCTTGGCGAGACGGAGGACGCGGCAAAAGTCGTGCCTCGCGCCGCACGAGGTGTGATCTACCGCATCTTGGTGTTCTACGTGTTGCCGATGATCGTGATTATGTCGCTGGTTCCGTGGAATCAACTTGACGAGAACTCGCCGTTCGTGACGGTGTTCTCGGCGATCGGCATTCCGTATGCGGGGGACATCATGAACTTCGTCATGCTGACCGCCGTGCTGTCTGCCGCCAACACCGGCATGTACGCCGCCTCGCGCATGCTCTACACGCAAGCGGGCGACGGGCAAGCCCCGCGCTTTTTCGCCAAGCTGTCTACCAAAAAAGTCCCGGTCCGCGCGTTGCTGGCCTCGACTTCGTTTCTGTACATCGGCGTGTTCATCGCCTTTTTCGCGAAGGGGCATACGTTTGACTACCTCATGGTCATCCCGAGCTACTCGGCGATGATCGTCTGGATGCTGCTCTTGGCAGCGCATCTCAAGAGCCGCAGTCAGGGAAAAGTCCCGGTGGTCTCTGCGGTGGCGCTGCTTGCGTTGCTTCTCATCTTCATCGCCGTTCTGGCAACGTCTGCCTGGGCGGGGACCCTCGTCGTCGCTCTGGCGTTGGTGCTGATCGCCGCCTCGTACAAGCTGACAACCAAATAAGCAAGTTTCTGGAAAAAAGCCCGATCCAAACACACTGGATCGGGCTTTTTTCTGATAGAATGAAAAGCATGAAAGTTTGGAGTTTGGATACAACGGAGGCTGACGTAAAGTGAGTAAATTTTTCCTGTTCACGATCTTGCTGTACCTGACGAGAAGCCCGATTCTCGCCATCTTGGTGTTGCTCGTGATCATTTATGTAGCAGACCGCCGCTTTGTCGGGATCTTCCCGAGTTTGCTGGAACCGCTGCGCCGGTCGCGGAGAATCTCGCAGTTGCGCAACGACTTGCGGATGAACCCGAACGACACGCAGGCCAAAGTCGAGCTGGCGCGTCTCTTGCTCAACAAGAAACGCTACGAAGAAGCCAACAATTGGCTGGAAGAAGCGCACTTGGTGATGCGCGATTCGGCAGATGTCTTGTGCGAGTCCGGCTTTGCCCTGTTGAAACTCGGTCGCGTGGCGGATGGGGAAGCGCGGATCTTGGAAGGCCTCGCGCTCAATCCCCGCGCGAAGTACGGGGAGCCGTATCTGAAATTGGCTGAGGCGTATACGTCTGTCGATCAGGACAAAGCCCTGCGCTATCTGGCGAGCTTCCAAGAAATTCACTCGTCGTCGTGTGAAGCGTACTACCGGCTGGGGACGTTGTATCACCAACTCGGTCGTGCCACCGAATCCAAGCGGGCGTTCCACGAAGGCGTCGACGTGTACCGCTCCCTGCCCAAGTACAAGAAACGGTCCGAACGCAAGTGGGCGCTGCGCTGTTGGTTCAAGAAATAACCTCCGCATCGGAGGTTTTTTTTCTAGAATACTGAACAAGGAGGCTGCGGCATGCGTTTGATCAAAGGGCTTTTGATCTGCCTTTTTATTTTTATCGGGATTTTCCTCGTGGCCAACGTGGACAAAGGCGTCCAGCACCAAGAACTGGACAAAGTCAACGTCGAACTGACTCACAAAGCGGCTCTCGACGGCGTCACGCTCCAAACCGTTACAGATTCGGTCCCCGACACACACGTGGCGGATTCGAATCTCGTGACCGTCCCGTTCGGACAAGTCGCCGAGTATGTGCAAAAACTCAAGAGCAACGAGTATGTCATGGACGCGAAGCCGGTCGCGATGGAGCCGCCGACTTTTGCTTTCAAAGCGTATGTCTACGGGTTGAAGCAACAAATCAACCAATTTGCATCGGGCGACATCGGGACGATTACGTACAAGTCCAATCCTTCTCGTGCGTATCCCGTCTCCAATCTGCTGCCGGATATGGTCGTGCGCTCGCTGTCCTACTTGATTCCCGGCTTCTTGCTTTCTCTCGTGCTTGGCTACGGATTGGCGCTGACCGCCGCGTGGAAGCCGCGAGTCGGTCGGGTCATGGATCGCCTCCATGCGCTGTTGCTCGCCTTGCCCGACTTTTTGCTACTCGTGCTGTTCCAATTTGTCGCCATCTTGCTGGCAAAACTCGCCGGTCACAACGTGGTCTTGATCATGCAGTTTGCGGGCGATATTCCGTTGTTGATCCCCTTGCTGACCGTCTCCATCATGCCGGCGCTGCTCTTGTACGGAACGTTGCGCATCGCAGTGGAACGCGAATGGCAGGCCGATTATATCAAAACGGCCTATTCCAAGGGTCTGACTTCCACCGCTACCCTGCTCTACCATATCTTGCGCAACACCACGGCGGACGTGCTCGCCGTCCTGCCTCGTGCCGTCACCGTTTCCATTACGGCGCTCGTCATGTCGGAAGTGATGTGCGGAATCTTCGGTCTCGGCGGGTATGCGTTGAATGAAAAACTCGTGCTCGTGACGTCGCTGCCGACCACTTGCGGGATTCTCGCCTGCTTTGCGCTCCTCGCACACGGCATCCTGTTCCTCTTGCAGAAGATGCTGATCGTCAACACGAAGGAGGGCGCGTAGATGAAATCGTTGCATGTGGACGACTCGCCACGGCGGTACCGTCTGGCTTGGGGGCTTTTGCTCCTGCTGCTCTTCGTCGTGGTGTTCGGGCACCATCTCATGCCCTATGGCATCGACAAAGCGGACAAAATCCCCTATCTTCAATTGCTGGACCCTGTCACCGGGCACAAAAAACCGGTCGCACCGCCGTTTGCTCCCTCTTGGCAACATTGGTTGGGGACGGACCATCGAGGATTTGATTTGCTTTCGTTGTTGCTCAACGGTGCGAAATACACGCTGGGCTTTGCTTTTTTTGCAACGGTCTTGCGTTTTTTGCTCGCTTTGCCGTTCGGGTTGTACTCCGGGGCAACAGGGCGCGGGCGGAGTGTGATCGCTTTTTTCAATGTCGTGGTCTCGGCCGTGCCGCCCTTGGTGTTCATCTTCCCGACGTTGTTCGGGATGTACGCTTTTTTGTCGCCGGACCAGACGGGAGTTCTGTTGTTTGCGATGATCGTCGTCATCGGCGTTCCGCAGATTTCCAACCAGTTTGCAGAGCGCTCTGCTTTTTACGCGGGGCGGTTGTACATCGAAGCCGCTCGGACGATGGGTGCCTCGACCCCGCGCATCATCGGACGGCACATCTTGCCGCATATGCGGTCGGAGTTGTTGTTTGCCTTCTTGTCCGACTTTGCGGGCGTGTTGTTCCTGATCGGGCAGCTCTCGATCCTCTCGATTTTCCTCGGCGGGGGCGAGTCGTTTCTCGTGGATGACGGTCCTCCGGCGGTCCTCGTCTACCTGTCTTTGAACGGGGAATGGGGCTCTCTGATCGCCTATGGAGCCAAGTACATCCGGAGCTATTGGTGGATCGTCGCCGGGTCGGGTGCCTTTTTTGCCGGAGCGGTGTTGATCTTGCAGTTTTTCTCCCATGAATTGCAACGATATTTGGGTTCAACTGCGGCACGTCATCAAGCCAAACCCTTGCGCCAAAACCGTGCCTTACAAGCGACGATCGGGGGCGTCGTCGCGGTGTGTCTGGCAACTGTGTTCCTGTTGCCAAACCATGCTCCGAATCAAAAAAAGCCCCAAGAGACATCGGCTTCAAAAGGTTCGGCGATACCCGCGCTCTCTACGAGCGCTGCAAGTTTGCCTTCGGAGGACGACATCTTGCGGATGAACTACCAGACTGCAGCGATGAATTTTATGGAAGCGCTCCAAACCAAATGGGACACCGCAGTCCTTGAGATGCCGGAAGCGCCGTACAACCCCACACGCAAGTACGTAGCCCCCAAAGAGCCGATTGCGCCTTTTGACCAATGGATGCAAGCTCTGAAGTCCCGCAAGCTCACGTACAGCAACATCGGCAAGATTTCAGACGGCCCGACGATCACCCTCGGCTGGGGCGGGGAATTCCGCACCAAGCAAGTCGAAGTCTACCTCCACGATGCGGACAGCGGGAAAGAAGAAGTCTGGTACCTGTATCTGGATAACAACACGCGCAATTACAGGGGTCTCGTGGTCGGAGGAAAGCCTTTGACCGAATAAAAAAGGCATGAAAAAAAGCCCAACAGAAGTTGGGCTTTTTTCGTTGCCTCGGCCTCGGGCTGAGACGAAGACTATTCGCCGGCGTTGACCAAGTTGGCTTCTTCCATTTGTGCCAGCAGTTCGCTGTAGACTTCGTCCTTGCGCTTGGTCAAGGACGGGCAGGAGTAGCCGCCTGCGCACATGAAGCACGGCAAGGAACTGCCATGCAGAACTTTCAGCGGTTGGAGCGTGTCGGCGCCGCCGGTCAACAGCAGGCGATATTGGCGGTTGTATCCTTCAAAACCGGAAGATCCGCCGATCAAGAAGTCGATGAACGACTCGTCCGATTCACCAAGTTTATGTCGCTGGATCTCCAAGTCGAAAATCCGGTTGTTAATTTGCATGCAAAATTCCTCCTCCGAGATGTTAAGCTTCTCCCTGCATCTTCCCCATCAAGGGCAAACTCTATCCGCGTCTTGAGGGTTGCAGTGCCAATTCTTGTGAAAGCAATCCTTCACAGATTGTACCACAAAACAACGCTACAGAACCAATTTCGCGAGACGTTTCGGCGCGCTGCGAAGGTAGCCTTCGAGAATCAACTCTTGAACTTCTTGCCAATCAATCGTTTCGTTGGTGTCGAGAGAGACCCAACCGTGACGTCCTATGTAGGGGGTTTTGGAATAGCCGGCTTTTTGCAAGAGCAAGTCTTGCGTGGTCGGCAGGGTTTTGATCGCCAAGGTCGCGATCGGGGCGTTTTCGCCCATCATGACGAACGGCTTGTCCGTGACGCGAAACGATGTATGACCAAAAGAGTCCACAGCTTCTGTGACCTCGGGGAGTTTCATGGAGATCTCGCGCACTTTGGCGAGCAGTTCCAGACCTTTTTGAGATTTCATGGGGGGACCTCCCTCTATAAGTTCCACACTGTCCATCGTACCAAAAAAAACCACCGAGTCCTATGACTCAGTGGTTTTTTGGCGACTGGATTTGGACGCCCTTTTTCATCGACTTCATATCGGTGTTCGAGTTCGCCAACAGGGGCAACACTCTCATCCCGCTTTCCATCGGGTGCTGACACAGAGGGCAAGTGGGTACGTGTTCAAAAGCAAAGTTGTCTCGCATCCACCCCTTGCAGCTCTCCTGCGTGCACGACCAGATCGCAGTGTTCTCTTCCGGGACTTCCTCGACCGCTTTTCCTCGTTTATACATGACAGAACCCCCTTTTGCAAAGAAAAACTGCCCCTAACACAAGTTAAGGGCAGTTTTTTGGTTATGAGCTGAGGCTTACAGCTTTACAACGTTCTCAGCTTGCGGGCCACGGTTGCCTTGGACAACGTTGAATTGCACGCGTTGACCTTCGTCAAGAGTTTTGAAGCCGTCGCCTTGGATAGCGGAGAAGTGTACGAAGACGTCGGAACCGCCTTCAACTTCGATGAAGCCAAAACCTTTTTCAGCGTTGAACCATTTTACGTTACCAGTTTGCATTTGAGAAAACCTCCAGAAATTTGGGATGTAACATGCTCTTTTTATTCCGTTAACCAAAATAAAATTCACACATTGCGAAAAGTTAGCAAGTACAAAGTTGATAACCCTTTGCAACAAGTGAATTCAGGTTGTCGTCTTTGTAATTGATCTCATCTTACCATGTCTGGAACCAGAACGCAAGCCTTGAAGGATCTAGAAATCATTCACGAAACAGACAGTTTATTTGAACAAAAAAGGACATGCCCTTGGACACGTCCTTTTCTCCTTAGGAATGGGCTTTGAGATACTCTTCCACTTGTTCGGACGGCTGGAAAACCGGCTTGCCGTGGCAGATCTCCACGCGCTTCGGCTTGAGGTCGCGCAGGCAAGCTGCACTCTGCACCGCCTGAGCCATGTCGGCGGTGAACATCCGCATCGGGCGACGGAGACGTCCGTTTTTGGAAGTAAAAAGGTCTCCGGAAAGCAAGACGCCGTCCTGTTCATGGTAATACACGACATGTCCCGGCGAGTGTCCGGGGGTGAAGACGGGCAGCAAGCTCCCCACACGTTGCAGGGAGTTCTCCCCTTCCCCAAGCGGTGTTGTGATTTTGCGCGGGATGTTGTGTTCCGGTTTCTTGCGACGCGGGTAGATTTGGTCGCCGTCCATGTAGGGAATCTCCGTCGCATGCGCGTAGACGGGGACGGTGTACCGCTCGAGAATGGCTTTGACCGAGCCCACGTGATCGCCGTGGCCGTGGGTGAGGAGAATTCGTTGTAAAGTTCCGGTTGCTTTCATCTGCTCCAAGAACTTGAGAATTCCCTTCGCCATAAACGGCATCCCGGCATCGACCAGCGTCAACCCGTCCTCCTCTGCAACCACCCAAACGGTGCAGGGAATCAACATCCAAGACTTCAAACTCCAGATATGTTCCGAGATTTGCTCAATTTTCATCGGTGCATCTCTCCCTTGACGACGATTTGTTGAAACCCGGCAAGCATGACATCGACGGCGAGGTCAAACGTGGGGGCCAGTCGCGCAAAGAGTGCGTCGAGCGGCTCCTCCGAAGTCTGGTACGTCCCCATGATGCCGTGCAAGGTAAAAAAGTACACGCGCGTATACGCCAGCACCGAATCTTCGCTCTGCCCCGGCGGCAAACAATCACGAATCCCCTGCCGAAGCTGACCGAACAGCTCCAGACGCAGTTTTTGAATCCTAAGAGCTTCGGGGTCTACCTCATCGACACGCGAGGCACGGGTCATGAAAAAAACCGTGTACAGATTGCGATTCGCAAAGCAGAAATCGAGGAACGTCCGCGAAATCGACTTCACACGTGCAACGGGCGTCATCGCCTGATCTTGTAAGATCGTCGAAAACTGATCCCGCAGGTCTTGCATCGGCGGCATGGAGAGCCGGTGCAGGAGGGCTTCTTTGTCCTTGTAATAGATGTAGATCGTCGTGTGCGAGCAACCCGCCGCCTTGGCGATTTCGCGCATCGTGACTTTCTCAAAGCCACGCTCTGCAAACAGGTGGGCTGCCATTTCCAAGATTCTTCGTTTGGTTTCATCCGAGCGCATGGTTTGCGTTCACCCTCTTCACTAACCAGTGGTTACCTAAAATATAACCACTGGTTAGTGAAGTCGTCAAGCACAAAAAAAGCCGCCGTACACCCGAAGGTGATCGGCGGCTTTTTTCGAGCCTGCTTAGTTGCAGTGCGTCGTGGTCGTCGTGACCGGGTAGCAAATCGGAACCAGCAAGAAGAACAGCACGAAGATGATCAAGAACACCACAGCCCAACGAGTGTAACCACCAAATACGCCGTATCCGTCCATCATTTTAACCCCCTCTGTTCTCTGTTCGAACTTACACCACATCGTATGGCGAAAGAGGGGGTCGAGACACGGCGAGTACCTAGATGTCCTACAAATGGGTGAATGACCAGGAAGCTTGTTTTGAACGTTGACCTTACAGGGTCAACTCCCAGGTCTCGCCGATCAAGTCATGGCCGTTGATCCCGAATCCTCCTCATGGAAAGACTTTCAGATGATACCCAATTTTCTGCGTGGCTGACAGGTTTCCTTTCTGGGCATAATTGTTGGAACTGGAATTTTTTCGAATGAAGGATGGAGTCGGATCGATGAAACTGTTCTGGGTCACGCTTGTGGAGTTGCTTCTGCTCGCTGTGGTGTGCATCGCGTCTTGGCGTACGAAGAAATACATATCAAAGGCCGAGAGGGTCGCGATCTTTCTGATGTTCGGGTCGATGACCTCAGACTTTATCATCATCATGTCGATGAACAATCAATTCTGGAAACACGGCATACAAGGCCCGATACCTCTGGCGTTGAACCTGATGAACCGAGTTGTGGTACTCCCGTTGATGGGCACCCTGTTCGTCAACGACTACGCCGGGAGGTTGGGGCTTCTCCCGAAGTTGCGGGTCTTCGGCAAGTGGCTGCTCCTCTTTATCGGAGTGGGCTACCTGTTTGTTTGGCTTGATCTCCTGCGCTATCTCCACTGGGAGTGGTATTGGTCCATTCCCGAATGGACGGTCAAACTACTCGTCACCTTGGGATTCTACAAGTTCTACCAATACTTGTTGCGGCGGGAGGAGTTTCTGTGACGATTTTTGCTTCCGGCGAGTCGTGGGATGCCAACGAAAATTTCGTTTTGGTGTCTTCGATCGTCCTGATTCTGATGCAGGCGTTTCTCATCAAAAAAATGCCGGTGCCGCTCATCGTGTTGATCTGGGTGTTTAACTACTTTCTCGTCCAACTGGCCGACATGGTCATCGCGGTGCCGCCGCTGAATTTGTACGACATCATGGACAGTCCGAAGTTCGAATGGAGCGATTTCTTCACGCATTTGTTCATCTATCCCACGATCGGGTTTCTGTTTGTGTATCTGTATCAGAAGTGGGAGCCGCACGATTTGCAGATCGCCGTGTATGTAGTCTTCTGGTCGTTGCTGTCGGTGTTGTACGAATGGTTGGCCGTGAAATTCGGCGTGTTCCACTATTCCGGCTGGAAATTGTGGTGGTCGTTCTTCGTGTACATCGTGGTGTTCGTGCTGAATCTGTTGTTTGTACGCAAGATGCGAAGCCTGTTGGAGGAACTGAAAAAAACACCCACCAGCCTCGGCTAGTGGGTGTTTTTTTTCCATTCGGCAACGTATTGATCGAGCGTTTTGTGCAGTTCTTGGCCGATCTGAGTGTATTGCTCGTCGTTCAGGTTGGCGAGGGAGACGCGGATCGACCACGTAGGTCCGTGGAATCCACCGCCGTTGAGCAACA encodes:
- a CDS encoding tetratricopeptide repeat protein, with the translated sequence MSKFFLFTILLYLTRSPILAILVLLVIIYVADRRFVGIFPSLLEPLRRSRRISQLRNDLRMNPNDTQAKVELARLLLNKKRYEEANNWLEEAHLVMRDSADVLCESGFALLKLGRVADGEARILEGLALNPRAKYGEPYLKLAEAYTSVDQDKALRYLASFQEIHSSSCEAYYRLGTLYHQLGRATESKRAFHEGVDVYRSLPKYKKRSERKWALRCWFKK
- a CDS encoding ABC transporter permease gives rise to the protein MKSLHVDDSPRRYRLAWGLLLLLLFVVVFGHHLMPYGIDKADKIPYLQLLDPVTGHKKPVAPPFAPSWQHWLGTDHRGFDLLSLLLNGAKYTLGFAFFATVLRFLLALPFGLYSGATGRGRSVIAFFNVVVSAVPPLVFIFPTLFGMYAFLSPDQTGVLLFAMIVVIGVPQISNQFAERSAFYAGRLYIEAARTMGASTPRIIGRHILPHMRSELLFAFLSDFAGVLFLIGQLSILSIFLGGGESFLVDDGPPAVLVYLSLNGEWGSLIAYGAKYIRSYWWIVAGSGAFFAGAVLILQFFSHELQRYLGSTAARHQAKPLRQNRALQATIGGVVAVCLATVFLLPNHAPNQKKPQETSASKGSAIPALSTSAASLPSEDDILRMNYQTAAMNFMEALQTKWDTAVLEMPEAPYNPTRKYVAPKEPIAPFDQWMQALKSRKLTYSNIGKISDGPTITLGWGGEFRTKQVEVYLHDADSGKEEVWYLYLDNNTRNYRGLVVGGKPLTE
- a CDS encoding cold-shock protein, whose amino-acid sequence is MQTGNVKWFNAEKGFGFIEVEGGSDVFVHFSAIQGDGFKTLDEGQRVQFNVVQGNRGPQAENVVKL
- a CDS encoding MBL fold metallo-hydrolase, encoding MKIEQISEHIWSLKSWMLIPCTVWVVAEEDGLTLVDAGMPFMAKGILKFLEQMKATGTLQRILLTHGHGDHVGSVKAILERYTVPVYAHATEIPYMDGDQIYPRRKKPEHNIPRKITTPLGEGENSLQRVGSLLPVFTPGHSPGHVVYYHEQDGVLLSGDLFTSKNGRLRRPMRMFTADMAQAVQSAACLRDLKPKRVEICHGKPVFQPSEQVEEYLKAHS
- a CDS encoding MmcQ/YjbR family DNA-binding protein; the protein is MKSQKGLELLAKVREISMKLPEVTEAVDSFGHTSFRVTDKPFVMMGENAPIATLAIKTLPTTQDLLLQKAGYSKTPYIGRHGWVSLDTNETIDWQEVQELILEGYLRSAPKRLAKLVL
- a CDS encoding ABC transporter permease subunit, producing the protein MRLIKGLLICLFIFIGIFLVANVDKGVQHQELDKVNVELTHKAALDGVTLQTVTDSVPDTHVADSNLVTVPFGQVAEYVQKLKSNEYVMDAKPVAMEPPTFAFKAYVYGLKQQINQFASGDIGTITYKSNPSRAYPVSNLLPDMVVRSLSYLIPGFLLSLVLGYGLALTAAWKPRVGRVMDRLHALLLALPDFLLLVLFQFVAILLAKLAGHNVVLIMQFAGDIPLLIPLLTVSIMPALLLYGTLRIAVEREWQADYIKTAYSKGLTSTATLLYHILRNTTADVLAVLPRAVTVSITALVMSEVMCGIFGLGGYALNEKLVLVTSLPTTCGILACFALLAHGILFLLQKMLIVNTKEGA
- a CDS encoding cold-shock protein, which translates into the protein MYKRGKAVEEVPEENTAIWSCTQESCKGWMRDNFAFEHVPTCPLCQHPMESGMRVLPLLANSNTDMKSMKKGVQIQSPKNH
- a CDS encoding amino acid permease, which produces MSRDQELARSLKARHIMMIALGGAIGAGMFKGSSTSIAMAGPSVVLAYLLGGIILLFVMQGLADMAVRNTQAATFRELLEPILGRFTGYFAGWMYWLTWVLVMAAEVATAGVFLNHWFPSVPLWLLSLIVSIGITLLNLFQVNVFGETEFWLTGVKILTLLLFIVIGGVLLFTGFGDHPATGFRHLTDSGGFFPNGLSGLAQSMLVVMFSFGGTEMIGMTLGETEDAAKVVPRAARGVIYRILVFYVLPMIVIMSLVPWNQLDENSPFVTVFSAIGIPYAGDIMNFVMLTAVLSAANTGMYAASRMLYTQAGDGQAPRFFAKLSTKKVPVRALLASTSFLYIGVFIAFFAKGHTFDYLMVIPSYSAMIVWMLLLAAHLKSRSQGKVPVVSAVALLALLLIFIAVLATSAWAGTLVVALALVLIAASYKLTTK
- a CDS encoding TetR/AcrR family transcriptional regulator; this translates as MRSDETKRRILEMAAHLFAERGFEKVTMREIAKAAGCSHTTIYIYYKDKEALLHRLSMPPMQDLRDQFSTILQDQAMTPVARVKSISRTFLDFCFANRNLYTVFFMTRASRVDEVDPEALRIQKLRLELFGQLRQGIRDCLPPGQSEDSVLAYTRVYFFTLHGIMGTYQTSEEPLDALFARLAPTFDLAVDVMLAGFQQIVVKGEMHR